The proteins below come from a single Azospirillum thiophilum genomic window:
- a CDS encoding dihydrofolate reductase has translation MRISLLVAAATNGVIGRDGRLPWHLPGDLKRFKELTLGKPILMGRKTWDSLPRRPLPGRDNLVVSRQSPPGAHDGARWFATLGGAIAWAQEGGAAELCVIGGAALFRETLPIADSLHLTRIESVVEGDTLMPAIGTEWVEVWSSAPMEENGLFYRYIDLEKARV, from the coding sequence ATGCGCATCAGCCTGTTGGTGGCAGCCGCGACGAACGGCGTGATCGGCCGCGACGGCCGGCTGCCCTGGCATCTTCCCGGCGATCTCAAGCGCTTCAAGGAACTGACGCTGGGCAAGCCGATCCTGATGGGCCGCAAGACCTGGGACTCCCTGCCGCGCCGTCCATTGCCGGGCCGCGACAATCTGGTCGTCAGCCGCCAGTCCCCGCCCGGCGCGCATGACGGTGCCCGCTGGTTCGCCACGCTTGGCGGCGCCATCGCCTGGGCGCAGGAGGGTGGCGCGGCCGAACTGTGCGTGATCGGCGGGGCAGCGCTGTTCCGCGAAACCCTGCCCATCGCGGACAGTCTGCACCTGACCCGTATCGAAAGCGTGGTCGAGGGCGACACGCTGATGCCAGCCATCGGCACCGAATGGGTGGAGGTCTGGTCGAGCGCGCCCATGGAGGAGAACGGGCTGTTCTACCGCTACATCGATCTGGAGAAGGCCCGGGTCTGA
- a CDS encoding helix-turn-helix domain-containing protein produces MENIGNDIDSRLAARLRALRADRGLTLDALAERSGVSRSMISLIERGESSPTANVLDRVAAGLGVTLAALFADTGHADAGPVARRADQVAWQDPATGYRRRNLSPSGYPSPIELVEVELPPGARVSYDSGARAAVVEQQIYLLDGTIELTVGEVTHRLSGGDCLAMRLDRPTGFHNPTDSPARYIVALTTDGRSALNAAKR; encoded by the coding sequence ATGGAAAATATCGGAAACGACATCGACAGCCGCCTCGCCGCAAGACTGCGCGCGCTGCGGGCCGACCGTGGCCTGACCCTTGATGCCCTGGCCGAACGGTCGGGTGTCAGCCGCTCCATGATCTCCCTGATCGAACGGGGGGAGAGCAGCCCGACCGCCAATGTGCTGGACCGGGTGGCGGCCGGGCTGGGGGTGACGCTGGCCGCCCTGTTCGCCGATACCGGTCACGCCGATGCCGGCCCGGTCGCCCGCCGCGCCGATCAGGTCGCCTGGCAGGATCCGGCGACCGGCTACCGCCGCCGCAACCTGTCGCCGTCCGGCTACCCGTCGCCCATCGAGCTGGTGGAGGTGGAGCTGCCGCCCGGCGCCCGCGTGTCCTACGACAGCGGCGCCCGCGCCGCCGTGGTCGAGCAGCAGATCTATCTGCTGGACGGCACCATCGAGCTGACGGTGGGCGAGGTGACGCACCGGCTGTCCGGCGGCGATTGTCTGGCGATGCGGCTCGACCGGCCGACCGGCTTCCACAACCCGACCGACAGCCCCGCCCGCTACATCGTCGCGCTGACCACCGACGGGCGGTCCGCCCTAAACGCCGCTAAACGCTGA
- a CDS encoding MFS transporter: protein MSLAPTALTPDERRITLVIAAVQFINILDFMMVMPLGPDFARALDIPAAHIGYIGGSYTAAAAVAGLIGSMLLDRFDRRRALAVAMAGLIVSTALGGLAWDFPSLLATRVLAGLFGGPAVAVAIATVTDRVAPQRRGQAMGIVMSAFSLAAIVGVPVGLELALYGGWRAPFFAVALAGLVVAVAAIAILPPQRGHLAAGLGSGPGSGVGTGAWVRMTALLSRRAVWLAYATVALVQIQQFMIIPNIAAYVQGNLGFPRDHLSLVYLTGGTLSFFTARWAGRLVDRHGSTPVTFAATAGLCAVIFTAFIGYRPWMPVLGLFPFFMMFVGIRMVANGAAFSRVPEPQERAGFMALVSAVQHLSSAFGAFLSAEILTNAPDGRLEHVSTMAGISIVLGLAVPLLTLWLEQATRPAVIVPVPQTAVADAVLDGEGRSR, encoded by the coding sequence TTGTCCCTGGCCCCCACGGCGCTGACGCCCGACGAGCGCCGCATCACGCTGGTCATCGCGGCGGTGCAGTTCATCAACATCCTCGACTTCATGATGGTGATGCCGCTCGGCCCCGACTTCGCGCGGGCGCTGGACATCCCGGCGGCGCATATCGGCTATATCGGCGGCAGCTACACGGCAGCAGCCGCGGTGGCGGGGCTGATCGGATCGATGCTGCTCGACCGTTTCGACCGCCGCCGGGCGCTTGCGGTCGCGATGGCCGGGCTGATCGTCTCCACCGCGCTGGGCGGGCTGGCCTGGGACTTCCCGTCGCTGCTGGCGACCCGTGTCCTGGCCGGGCTGTTCGGCGGCCCCGCCGTGGCGGTCGCCATCGCCACCGTCACCGACCGGGTGGCGCCGCAGCGCCGCGGTCAGGCGATGGGCATCGTCATGTCGGCCTTCTCGCTGGCGGCCATCGTCGGGGTGCCGGTGGGGCTGGAGTTGGCGCTGTATGGCGGATGGCGGGCCCCCTTCTTTGCGGTGGCGCTCGCCGGGCTGGTCGTCGCCGTCGCCGCGATCGCCATCCTGCCGCCGCAGCGCGGGCATCTGGCCGCCGGGCTGGGAAGCGGGCCCGGGTCGGGGGTGGGGACGGGGGCCTGGGTGCGGATGACGGCGCTGCTGTCGCGCCGCGCCGTCTGGCTGGCCTACGCCACCGTGGCGCTGGTGCAGATCCAGCAATTCATGATTATTCCCAACATCGCCGCCTATGTGCAGGGAAATCTCGGCTTCCCGCGCGACCATCTGAGCCTGGTCTATCTGACCGGCGGCACGCTGAGCTTCTTCACCGCGCGCTGGGCCGGCCGGCTGGTCGACCGCCATGGCTCCACCCCCGTCACCTTCGCGGCGACGGCCGGGCTGTGCGCCGTGATCTTCACCGCCTTCATCGGCTACCGGCCCTGGATGCCGGTGCTGGGCCTGTTCCCCTTCTTCATGATGTTCGTCGGCATCCGCATGGTCGCCAACGGCGCCGCCTTCTCCCGCGTGCCGGAACCGCAGGAGCGGGCCGGCTTCATGGCGCTGGTGTCGGCGGTGCAGCATCTGAGCTCCGCCTTCGGCGCCTTCCTGTCGGCCGAAATCCTCACCAACGCCCCCGACGGCAGGCTGGAGCATGTGTCGACCATGGCCGGCATCTCCATAGTGCTGGGACTTGCCGTGCCGTTGCTGACCTTGTGGCTGGAGCAGGCGACGCGGCCGGCCGTCATCGTGCCCGTCCCGCAGACGGCGGTTGCGGACGCCGTGCTGGACGGGGAGGGGCGGAGCCGTTAG
- a CDS encoding ParB/RepB/Spo0J family partition protein, whose product MIDDTKQGGARRASLGRGLSALFGEATEDYSALDKVRQSKQVPIEFVHPGRYQPRRKFDEEAIKGLVESIRDKGILQPLLVRRDAEDANSYELIAGERRWRAAQIAGLHEVPVIIRDLSDREALEIALIENIQRQDLTPLEEAEGYRRLMEEFEHTQEDLARAVGKSRSHVANMMRLLSLPDPVKTMVQDGALTAGHARALLTAPDPAAAAREVVTRGLNVRQTEDLMRGDQPKAKKGGSGSGSAAAPAVKDVDLINLEEEISARIGLKVAINPQGQRGTITIHYQTLDQLDDVLHRLGGEE is encoded by the coding sequence ATGATCGACGACACCAAGCAAGGCGGCGCCCGGCGCGCCAGCCTGGGCCGCGGCCTTTCCGCCCTGTTCGGCGAGGCGACCGAGGATTATTCGGCGCTCGACAAGGTGCGGCAATCCAAGCAGGTGCCGATCGAGTTCGTCCATCCCGGCCGGTATCAGCCGCGGCGGAAGTTCGACGAGGAGGCAATCAAGGGCCTTGTCGAATCGATCCGCGACAAGGGCATCCTGCAGCCGCTGCTGGTCCGCCGCGATGCCGAGGACGCCAATTCCTACGAGCTGATCGCCGGCGAACGCCGCTGGCGCGCGGCGCAGATCGCCGGCCTGCACGAGGTTCCGGTCATCATCCGCGACCTCAGCGACCGCGAAGCGCTGGAAATCGCGCTGATCGAAAACATCCAGCGCCAGGATCTGACCCCGCTGGAAGAGGCGGAGGGCTATCGCCGCCTGATGGAGGAGTTCGAGCACACGCAGGAGGATCTGGCACGCGCCGTCGGCAAGAGCCGCAGCCATGTCGCCAACATGATGCGCCTGCTGTCCCTGCCGGATCCGGTCAAGACCATGGTGCAGGACGGCGCGCTGACCGCCGGCCATGCCCGCGCCCTGCTGACCGCCCCGGATCCGGCTGCCGCTGCGCGTGAAGTGGTGACGCGCGGCCTGAATGTCCGCCAGACCGAAGACCTGATGCGCGGCGACCAGCCCAAGGCGAAGAAGGGCGGATCCGGCAGCGGTTCCGCGGCTGCACCAGCGGTGAAGGATGTCGACCTGATCAATCTGGAGGAGGAGATCTCCGCCCGCATCGGGCTGAAGGTCGCGATCAATCCCCAGGGCCAGCGGGGCACCATCACCATCCACTACCAGACGCTCGACCAGCTGGACGACGTGCTGCACCGCCTGGGCGGCGAGGAGTGA
- the rph gene encoding ribonuclease PH → MRPSGRAFDQLRTVSLEPGFSRYAEGSCLVRFGNTHVLCTASVDETVPRFLKNTGLGWVTAEYGMLPRSTHSRTDREAAKGKQSGRTQEIQRLIGRALRAVTDRSAMGEKQIKIDCDVIQADGGTRTAAITGSYVALHLAFQHLMQIGALKTMPLSDQVAAVSCGLYQGNAVLDLDYDEDSKAQADANFVLTGKAGIVEIQGTAEETPFSEPQFMELLALARKGVTELVALQKQVLGIK, encoded by the coding sequence ATGCGCCCCTCCGGCCGCGCCTTCGACCAACTGCGCACCGTCTCCCTCGAACCCGGCTTCAGCCGCTATGCCGAGGGGTCCTGCCTGGTGCGCTTCGGCAACACGCATGTGCTGTGCACGGCCAGCGTCGACGAGACGGTGCCGCGCTTCCTGAAGAACACCGGTCTCGGCTGGGTCACCGCCGAATACGGCATGCTGCCGCGCTCCACCCACAGCCGCACCGACCGCGAGGCGGCCAAGGGCAAGCAGTCGGGCCGCACCCAGGAAATCCAGCGCCTGATCGGCCGCGCGCTGCGCGCCGTCACCGACCGTTCGGCGATGGGCGAGAAGCAGATCAAGATCGACTGCGACGTCATCCAGGCCGACGGCGGCACCCGCACCGCCGCCATCACCGGCAGCTATGTCGCCCTGCATCTGGCCTTCCAGCATCTGATGCAGATCGGTGCCTTGAAGACCATGCCGCTGAGCGATCAGGTCGCCGCCGTCTCCTGCGGCCTCTATCAGGGCAACGCGGTGCTGGACCTCGATTACGACGAGGATTCCAAGGCGCAGGCCGACGCGAACTTCGTCCTGACCGGCAAGGCCGGCATCGTCGAAATCCAGGGCACCGCCGAGGAAACCCCCTTCTCCGAGCCGCAGTTCATGGAGCTGCTGGCGCTCGCCCGCAAGGGCGTGACCGAGTTGGTGGCGTTGCAGAAGCAGGTTCTCGGCATCAAATAA
- a CDS encoding NADP-dependent malic enzyme, with product MSDTKRVTDEEALLLHSSGRPGKLEITPTKPLTTQRDLALAYSPGVAVPCLRIADDPSLAYDYTAKGNIVAIISNGTAVLGLGDLGALASKPVMEGKAVLFKRFADVDGIDLEVDTRDVDEFVNCVRFLGPSFGGINLEDIKAPDCFIIEERLRELLDIPVFHDDQHGTAIIAAAGLVNACDITGRRIEDVKMVVNGAGAAGIACAELFCTMGVSRENIILCDTKGVVYRGRTSGMNQWKSSFAVDTDKRTLEEAVAGSDVFVGLSAKGAMTPEMVASMAAKPIIFALANPDPEITPEEVKAVRNDAIVATGRSDYPNQVNNVLGFPYLFRGALDVRATTINEAMKVAAAKALAALAREDVPDEVDAAYSGRRLRYGPDYIIPVPFDPRLIVTVPAAVAQAAMESGVARKPIVDLSGYRHSLRTRLDPTADSLELILEKVRTNPRRVVFAEGEEERTIRAAMSFRAHGYGTPVLIGREEVIKEQLAAMGQPNIQFEIHNARLSDANRRYADHLYRRLQRTGALLRDCQRMVNQDRNVFAACMVAQGDAHAMVTGLTRSFGVAYEEIRRVVDPKAGEPVFGLHLFITRNRTVFIADTTVHVRPDGKTLADIAMGAAAKARQMGHEPRVAMLSFSNFGQTPHPNTDPLREALAILDSRRVDFEYDGEMSADVALDYQLMKRVYPFSRLSGPANVLIMPGLHSANISAKLLNKMAGGQMIGPLLIGMDKPAQIVTMGASVNDIVTAAALAAHDSLPW from the coding sequence ATGTCCGACACCAAGCGCGTCACCGACGAAGAGGCCCTGCTGCTGCATTCCAGCGGCCGGCCCGGCAAGCTGGAAATCACCCCGACCAAGCCGCTGACGACCCAGCGCGATCTGGCGCTCGCCTATTCGCCCGGCGTGGCGGTGCCCTGCCTGCGCATCGCCGACGACCCGTCGCTCGCCTACGACTATACGGCCAAGGGCAACATCGTCGCCATCATCTCCAACGGCACGGCGGTGCTCGGGCTGGGCGACCTGGGGGCGCTGGCCAGCAAGCCGGTGATGGAAGGCAAGGCGGTGCTGTTCAAGCGCTTCGCCGACGTCGACGGCATCGATCTGGAGGTCGACACCCGCGACGTCGACGAGTTCGTCAACTGCGTGCGCTTCCTCGGCCCCAGCTTCGGCGGCATCAATCTGGAAGACATCAAGGCGCCCGACTGCTTCATCATCGAGGAGCGGCTGCGCGAACTGCTCGACATCCCGGTCTTCCATGACGACCAGCACGGCACCGCGATCATCGCCGCCGCCGGCCTGGTCAACGCCTGCGACATCACCGGCCGCCGGATCGAGGACGTGAAGATGGTGGTGAACGGTGCCGGCGCGGCGGGCATCGCCTGCGCCGAGCTGTTCTGCACCATGGGTGTTTCACGTGAAAACATCATCCTGTGCGACACAAAGGGCGTGGTCTACCGCGGCCGCACCAGCGGCATGAACCAGTGGAAGTCGTCCTTCGCCGTCGACACCGACAAGCGCACGCTGGAAGAGGCGGTGGCCGGATCCGACGTCTTCGTCGGGCTGTCGGCCAAGGGGGCGATGACGCCGGAGATGGTGGCCTCTATGGCGGCCAAGCCGATCATCTTCGCGCTGGCCAACCCGGATCCGGAGATCACGCCGGAGGAGGTGAAGGCGGTTCGCAACGACGCCATCGTCGCCACCGGCCGGTCCGACTACCCGAACCAGGTCAACAACGTCCTGGGCTTCCCCTACCTGTTCCGCGGCGCGCTGGACGTTCGCGCCACCACCATCAACGAGGCGATGAAGGTCGCCGCCGCCAAGGCGCTGGCGGCGCTGGCGCGCGAGGATGTGCCGGACGAGGTCGATGCCGCCTATTCCGGGCGCCGGCTGCGCTACGGCCCCGACTACATCATCCCGGTGCCGTTCGATCCCAGGCTGATCGTCACCGTCCCGGCCGCCGTCGCCCAGGCCGCGATGGAAAGCGGCGTGGCGCGCAAGCCGATCGTCGACCTGTCCGGCTACAGGCACAGCCTGCGTACCCGCCTCGACCCGACCGCCGACAGCCTGGAACTGATCCTGGAGAAGGTGCGGACCAACCCGCGCCGCGTCGTCTTCGCCGAGGGCGAGGAAGAGCGGACGATTCGCGCCGCCATGTCCTTCCGCGCCCATGGCTACGGCACGCCGGTGCTGATCGGGCGCGAGGAGGTGATCAAGGAACAGCTGGCGGCGATGGGCCAGCCGAACATCCAGTTCGAGATCCACAACGCCCGCCTGTCCGATGCCAACCGCCGCTATGCTGACCATCTGTACCGCCGCCTGCAGCGCACGGGCGCCCTGCTGCGCGACTGCCAGCGGATGGTCAACCAGGACCGCAACGTCTTCGCTGCCTGCATGGTGGCCCAGGGCGATGCCCATGCCATGGTGACCGGCCTCACCCGCAGCTTCGGCGTGGCCTATGAGGAAATCCGCCGGGTCGTCGATCCCAAGGCGGGCGAGCCGGTGTTCGGCCTGCACCTGTTCATCACCCGCAACCGCACCGTCTTCATCGCCGACACCACCGTCCATGTCCGTCCCGACGGCAAGACGCTGGCCGACATCGCGATGGGGGCGGCGGCCAAGGCCCGGCAGATGGGGCACGAGCCGCGGGTGGCGATGCTGTCCTTCTCCAACTTCGGCCAGACGCCGCATCCGAACACCGATCCGCTGCGCGAGGCCCTGGCGATCCTCGACAGCCGACGGGTCGATTTCGAGTATGACGGCGAGATGTCGGCCGACGTGGCGCTGGACTATCAGCTGATGAAGCGGGTCTATCCGTTCTCGCGGCTGTCCGGTCCGGCCAACGTCCTGATCATGCCGGGGCTGCATTCGGCCAACATCTCGGCCAAGCTGCTGAACAAGATGGCCGGCGGCCAGATGATCGGCCCGCTGCTGATCGGCATGGACAAGCCTGCCCAGATCGTCACCATGGGCGCCTCGGTCAACGACATCGTCACCGCCGCGGCGCTGGCGGCGCATGATTCGCTGCCCTGGTGA
- a CDS encoding ParA family protein, with the protein MSAVTRPLARVVAIANQKGGVGKTTTTINLATALAVIGKRVLVIDLDPQGNASTGLGIPRSDRRVGIYDVLFDDVSLEDAATPSSVPNLSIITSSVDLSGAEIELVGAERREFRLREAVANSSLEYDYVLIDCPPALGLLTLNALVASHAVMVPLQCEFYALEGLSHLVRTIERVKRAFNPNLDIHGVVLTMFDKRNNLSDMVAADVRGFFGEKVYDTVIPRNVKVSEAPSHGKPVLIYDMRCPGSQAYIHLAGEVLRREKRLTA; encoded by the coding sequence ATGTCTGCCGTTACCCGACCCCTTGCCCGTGTGGTTGCGATTGCCAACCAGAAGGGCGGCGTGGGTAAGACCACGACGACGATCAACCTCGCCACCGCGCTCGCCGTCATCGGCAAGCGGGTGCTGGTGATCGACCTCGACCCGCAGGGCAATGCGTCCACCGGCCTCGGCATCCCGCGCTCCGACCGCCGCGTCGGCATCTATGACGTGCTGTTCGATGACGTGTCGCTGGAGGATGCGGCGACCCCCTCTTCCGTGCCGAACCTGTCGATCATCACCTCGTCGGTCGATCTGTCGGGCGCCGAGATCGAGCTGGTCGGTGCCGAGCGGCGCGAGTTCCGCCTGCGCGAGGCCGTCGCCAACAGTTCGCTCGAATATGACTATGTCCTGATCGACTGTCCGCCGGCGCTGGGTCTGCTGACGCTGAACGCGCTGGTGGCGTCGCATGCGGTCATGGTCCCCTTGCAGTGCGAGTTCTATGCGCTGGAAGGATTGAGCCATCTGGTCCGCACCATCGAACGGGTGAAGCGGGCCTTCAACCCGAACCTGGATATCCATGGCGTCGTGCTGACCATGTTCGACAAGCGCAACAATCTGTCGGACATGGTGGCGGCGGACGTCCGCGGCTTCTTCGGGGAGAAGGTGTACGACACCGTGATCCCGCGCAATGTCAAGGTGTCGGAGGCGCCGTCGCACGGCAAGCCGGTGCTGATCTATGACATGCGCTGCCCCGGATCCCAGGCCTACATCCATCTGGCGGGCGAGGTGCTGCGCCGTGAGAAGAGACTGACCGCATGA
- the rsmG gene encoding 16S rRNA (guanine(527)-N(7))-methyltransferase RsmG, with protein MSRFDAVAFQEATGVSRETLDRLIAYEALLRKWQPKINLVGPSTLPDAWNRHFLDSAQLFPLLPDGVRVLVDLGSGAGFPGLVLAILGVPQVHLIESDVRKCAFLREVARICDAPVTVHTKRIETVTGIEADVVTARALAPLTDLLGWAHPFIGSRGSCLFLKGAALDDELTATTRYWTMRTERTDSRTDPTGTVLRVTDLERV; from the coding sequence ATGAGCCGGTTCGACGCGGTCGCGTTCCAGGAAGCCACGGGTGTTTCACGTGAAACACTCGACCGCCTGATCGCCTACGAGGCGCTGCTGCGCAAGTGGCAGCCGAAGATCAACCTCGTCGGTCCCTCCACCCTGCCCGATGCCTGGAATCGCCATTTCCTCGACTCCGCCCAACTCTTTCCGCTGTTGCCCGACGGCGTGCGCGTGCTGGTCGATCTCGGCAGCGGCGCCGGCTTTCCCGGTCTGGTGCTCGCCATCCTCGGCGTGCCGCAGGTGCATCTGATCGAAAGCGATGTGCGCAAATGCGCCTTCCTGCGCGAAGTGGCGCGCATCTGCGACGCGCCGGTGACCGTGCATACCAAGCGGATCGAGACGGTCACCGGGATCGAGGCCGACGTCGTCACCGCCCGGGCGCTCGCGCCGCTGACGGATCTGCTGGGCTGGGCCCATCCCTTCATCGGGTCGCGCGGATCCTGCCTGTTCCTGAAGGGCGCGGCGCTGGACGACGAATTGACCGCCACCACGCGATATTGGACAATGCGGACCGAGCGAACCGACAGCCGCACCGATCCGACCGGAACCGTCCTGCGCGTGACTGACCTTGAGCGTGTGTGA
- a CDS encoding GNAT family N-acetyltransferase: MDGACLERQPHGPGAVRIRALTAAESRAAVPGLTDVLLDCVEGGASVSFMAPLDRATAEGFWREVADGVERGDRILLIAEDGADTLGTVQLVVRQPPNQPHRADLSKMLVHRRARRRGVGALLMQAAEEAARAAGKTLLVLDTASPDAERLYARAGWVKAGVIPNYALWPGGGFCDTTYFYKALD; encoded by the coding sequence ATGGATGGTGCCTGCTTGGAGCGTCAGCCACATGGGCCCGGCGCGGTGAGAATCCGTGCGCTCACGGCGGCTGAATCCCGCGCCGCGGTGCCGGGACTGACCGACGTGCTGTTGGATTGCGTGGAGGGCGGCGCCTCCGTCAGCTTCATGGCGCCGCTCGACCGCGCCACCGCCGAGGGCTTCTGGCGGGAGGTGGCGGATGGGGTGGAGCGTGGCGACCGCATCCTGCTGATCGCGGAGGATGGGGCCGACACCCTGGGCACGGTCCAGCTGGTCGTCCGCCAGCCGCCGAACCAGCCCCACCGCGCCGATTTGTCCAAGATGCTGGTCCACCGCCGTGCCCGCCGCCGCGGTGTCGGCGCCCTGCTGATGCAGGCTGCCGAGGAGGCGGCGCGGGCGGCGGGCAAGACGCTGCTGGTGCTCGACACCGCCTCGCCCGACGCGGAACGCCTCTATGCCCGCGCCGGCTGGGTGAAGGCCGGCGTCATCCCGAACTACGCCCTGTGGCCCGGTGGCGGCTTCTGCGACACGACGTATTTCTACAAGGCTCTCGACTAG
- the rdgB gene encoding RdgB/HAM1 family non-canonical purine NTP pyrophosphatase, with amino-acid sequence MSAPRRFTGDTLVIASHNKGKVREIADLLGPFVANFTAAGELGLPEPEETGTTFVANAELKAKAAAAAGHVALADDSGLVVPALNGDPGIYSARWAGPEKDFAMAMRKVEDGLAGKTDRSAYFVCALSLAWPDGHVETVEGRCYGTLVWPPQGPHGFGYDPMFLPDGQALTFGEMDPMKKHEMSHRADAFRQLVERCFR; translated from the coding sequence ATGTCCGCTCCCCGCCGCTTCACCGGCGACACCCTCGTCATCGCCAGCCACAACAAAGGCAAGGTGCGCGAGATCGCCGACCTGCTCGGCCCCTTTGTGGCCAATTTCACCGCGGCCGGGGAGCTGGGCCTGCCCGAGCCGGAGGAAACCGGCACGACCTTCGTCGCCAATGCCGAGCTGAAGGCCAAGGCCGCGGCAGCCGCCGGCCATGTCGCGCTCGCCGACGACAGCGGGCTGGTGGTGCCGGCGCTGAACGGCGATCCCGGCATCTATTCCGCCCGCTGGGCCGGGCCGGAGAAGGACTTCGCCATGGCGATGCGCAAGGTCGAGGACGGCCTTGCCGGCAAGACGGACCGCAGCGCCTATTTCGTCTGCGCCCTGTCGCTCGCCTGGCCCGACGGCCATGTCGAGACGGTGGAGGGCCGCTGCTACGGCACGCTGGTGTGGCCGCCGCAAGGGCCCCATGGCTTCGGCTACGACCCGATGTTCCTGCCGGACGGCCAGGCCTTGACCTTCGGCGAGATGGATCCGATGAAGAAGCACGAGATGAGCCACCGCGCCGACGCCTTCCGCCAGTTGGTGGAGCGCTGCTTCCGGTGA
- the hemW gene encoding radical SAM family heme chaperone HemW: MLPVSASNPGFAIYVHWPFCKSKCPYCDFNSHVRERVDHDRWRAGLLRELDHYADLTAGRTVTSLFFGGGTPSLMEPATVGALIDRVAERWPVADRLEVTLEANPTSVEADKFRAFRTAGINRVSLGIQALDDSSLRFLGRQHNAAEATGAIELAARTFDRFSFDLIYARPGQTVAAWQAELARALDYAVGHLSVYQLTIEEGTAFYPLHARGDLVLPDEDLAGDLYEATQSQLGAAGLPAYEISNHARPGEESRHNLTYWRYGDYVGIGPGAHGRLTLDGDKFATRAHRAPEIWLERVERDGHGAAAPNAIDRDARATELLMMGLRLTEGVRLARLVEEAGRPLDDLVDPAALSRLIDGGFLTRDADRLSATSDGLQRLNAVLAALLA, encoded by the coding sequence CTGCTTCCGGTGAGCGCATCCAATCCCGGTTTCGCCATCTACGTCCACTGGCCCTTCTGCAAATCGAAGTGCCCCTACTGCGATTTCAACAGCCATGTCCGTGAGCGGGTCGATCATGACCGCTGGCGGGCAGGGCTGCTGCGCGAGCTGGACCATTACGCAGATCTGACCGCCGGCCGCACCGTCACCTCCCTCTTCTTCGGCGGCGGCACCCCGTCGCTGATGGAGCCGGCCACCGTCGGCGCGCTGATCGACCGCGTCGCCGAACGCTGGCCGGTCGCCGACCGGCTGGAGGTGACGCTGGAGGCCAACCCGACCTCCGTCGAGGCCGACAAGTTCCGCGCCTTCCGCACCGCCGGGATCAACCGCGTCTCGCTCGGCATCCAGGCGCTGGACGATTCCAGCCTGCGCTTCCTCGGCCGCCAGCACAATGCGGCGGAGGCGACCGGCGCCATCGAGCTGGCGGCCCGGACCTTCGACCGCTTCTCCTTCGACCTGATCTATGCCCGGCCCGGCCAGACGGTAGCCGCTTGGCAGGCTGAGCTGGCGCGCGCACTCGATTACGCCGTCGGCCATCTGTCGGTCTATCAGCTGACGATCGAGGAGGGGACGGCCTTCTACCCGCTGCACGCCCGCGGCGACCTGGTGCTGCCCGACGAGGATCTCGCCGGCGACCTCTATGAGGCAACGCAGAGCCAGCTGGGTGCGGCGGGCCTGCCGGCCTACGAGATTTCCAACCATGCCCGGCCGGGCGAGGAAAGCCGCCACAACCTGACCTATTGGCGCTATGGCGATTATGTCGGGATCGGACCCGGCGCCCATGGCCGGCTGACGCTGGATGGCGACAAGTTCGCCACCCGCGCCCACCGCGCCCCGGAAATCTGGCTGGAGCGGGTCGAGCGCGACGGCCATGGCGCTGCGGCACCCAATGCAATCGACCGCGACGCCCGCGCCACCGAGCTGCTGATGATGGGGCTGCGGCTGACGGAAGGCGTGCGGCTCGCCCGTCTGGTCGAGGAGGCCGGCCGGCCGCTCGACGATCTGGTCGATCCGGCGGCGCTGTCGCGCCTGATCGACGGCGGGTTCCTGACCCGCGACGCCGATCGCCTGTCTGCGACATCGGATGGACTACAGCGACTGAACGCAGTCCTCGCCGCACTTTTGGCGTAA